One genomic window of Nerophis lumbriciformis linkage group LG29, RoL_Nlum_v2.1, whole genome shotgun sequence includes the following:
- the LOC133572362 gene encoding proton-coupled zinc antiporter SLC30A2-like translates to MESEKQLLMERLPRSQDQRESDSDATSLDDTRELAWTCGGEPDVTSAKESAARRTAGRKLLVALAISLIFMIGEVVGGYVAHSLAIMTDAAHLLTDVGSIGVSVFSLWISGRPPSPTMTFGWHRAEILGMLLSLVSVWTVTVALVLSAVQRIADGGGGYDIDGDVMLLTSGCAVAANVLMVVILHQSGVGHGHGHGHGHDNASVKAAFIHALGDLVQSLGVLLAAAVIHVWPEYKAADPACTLLFSLLVVCTTLPTARDVFRVLMEGAPPHVDHATVRDLLLSVPGVVSLHGLHVWSLNITHCSLGVHLAAEDGVDPHVIITTATQLLRSQYHFTSVTIQVEGRSVVTHLIEDSVV, encoded by the exons ATGGAGTCGGAGAAACAACTCCTGATGGAGCGTCTGCCCCG TTCTCAGGACCAGCGCGAGTCGGACTCTGACGCGACTTCTTTGGACGACACGCGGGAGCTGGCGTGGACCTGCGGCggcgagccggacgtgacgtcggcGAAGGAGAGCGCCGCGAGACGTACGGCCGGGAGGAAGCTCCTTGTTGCCTTGGCGATCAGCCTCATCTTCATGATCGGCGAAGTGGTCG GTGGGTATGTTGCACACAGCCTGGCCATCATGACGGACGCCGCACACCTCCTGACTGACGTGGGCAGCATCGGCGTGAGCGTCTTCTCTCTCTGGATCTCAGGCCGCCCGCCCTCTCCCACCATGACCTTCGGGTGGCATCGAGCAG AGATTCTGGGCATGCTGCTCTCGCTGGTGTCCGTCTGGACCGTGACGGTGGCGCTGGTCCTGTCCGCCGTTCAGAGGATCGCAGACGGCGGCGGCGGCTACGACATTGACGGCGACGTGATGCTGCTCACGTCAGGCTGCGCTGTGGCAGCTAACGTCCT CATGGTGGTGATCCTCCACCAGTCAGGCGTCGGTCACGGTCACGGTCACGGTCACGGGCACGACAACGCCAGCGTGAAGGCCGCCTTCATCCACGCGCTGGGAGACCTGGTCCAGAGCCTCGGCGTCCTGCTGGCGGCCGCCGTCATCCACGTGTGG CCTGAATACAAAGCAGCAGACCCCGCCTGCACGCTGCTCTTCTCCCTGCTGGTGGTGTGCACCACCTTGCCCACCGCCAGGGACGTCTTCAGGGTGCTGATGGAGG GTGCACCGCCCCACGTGGACCACGCCACCGTGCGAGACCTGCTGCTGTCTGTGCCGGGGGTGGTGTCGCTGCACGGCCTGCACGTGTGGAGCCTCAACATCACGCACTGCTCGCTGGGCGTGCACCTGGCGGCAG AAGACGGTGTTGATCCACACGTCATCATCACCACGGCAACTCAACTCCTGCGCTCGCAATACCATTTCACCTCCGTCACCATCCAAGTGGAAGGCAGAAGTGTGGTGACACACCTGATAGAAG ATAGTGTGGTGTAG